A genomic stretch from Aminobacter aminovorans includes:
- a CDS encoding GNAT family N-acetyltransferase, protein MPEKAHSDEGLTAEARPATKEDAAILAKLVNMAGDGLPLYLWTKMAEDGEDPWEVGRRRAQREEGSFSYRNAVVLEHGKVIACLIGYPIVPSLPDPDTPAMFVPFNMLEALAVGSWYVNVMATMPEARARGYGSRLLAMADTIAEATGCTGTSLIVSDANTTARHLYESVGYRAIASEPMVKEGWTGAGENWMLMVKP, encoded by the coding sequence ATGCCCGAAAAGGCTCATAGCGACGAGGGTTTGACTGCCGAGGCGCGGCCCGCAACCAAGGAAGACGCAGCTATCCTGGCCAAGCTGGTCAACATGGCCGGCGATGGGCTGCCGCTCTATCTCTGGACAAAAATGGCCGAGGACGGCGAGGACCCCTGGGAGGTCGGCCGGAGGCGGGCGCAACGCGAGGAAGGCAGCTTTTCCTACCGCAACGCCGTGGTGCTGGAGCATGGCAAGGTGATTGCCTGCCTGATCGGTTATCCGATCGTGCCTTCGCTGCCCGACCCCGACACGCCTGCAATGTTCGTGCCGTTCAATATGCTGGAGGCGCTGGCCGTCGGCAGCTGGTACGTCAACGTCATGGCGACGATGCCCGAGGCACGGGCGCGCGGCTACGGCTCGCGGCTGTTGGCCATGGCCGATACCATCGCCGAGGCGACCGGCTGCACCGGCACCAGCCTGATCGTTTCGGACGCCAACACCACCGCCCGGCACCTCTATGAGAGCGTCGGATATCGCGCGATCGCCTCCGAGCCGATGGTCAAGGAAGGCTGGACCGGCGCTGGCGAGAACTGGATGCTGATGGTCAAGCCGTGA